Proteins encoded in a region of the Mycolicibacterium chitae genome:
- a CDS encoding TadE family type IV pilus minor pilin — MAVVLVCVAGLGAILAGVRCADAAREAARLAARGDPAAAAEAVRAVGPAGAQLRLHSEGGFVVATVTAASLLPVVPISARAVAAVEPAR, encoded by the coding sequence GTGGCCGTCGTGCTGGTATGCGTGGCGGGCCTCGGTGCCATCCTCGCCGGGGTGCGCTGCGCCGATGCCGCCCGCGAGGCCGCGCGGTTGGCGGCCCGCGGCGATCCGGCCGCGGCCGCCGAGGCCGTGCGGGCCGTCGGCCCGGCCGGAGCGCAGCTGCGGCTGCACAGCGAGGGCGGCTTCGTCGTCGCGACCGTCACCGCGGCGTCGCTGCTGCCGGTCGTCCCGATCAGCGCCCGGGCCGTCGCCGCCGTCGAACCCGCGCGCTGA
- a CDS encoding TadA family conjugal transfer-associated ATPase codes for MSSSLVDRVRERLAAETGPLRPSLVAEAIRAESGGILGDTEVLTNLRVLQTELTGAGPLEPLLRAPDVTDVLVVAPDSVWSDTGKGLRRSTVRFPDEGAVRRLAQRLALAAGRRLDDAQPWVDAVLPGLGGVAVRLHAVLPPVAAAGTCISLRVLRPATQTLAGLVRLGAVEPQAEQLLRDVVAARLAYLVSGGTGAGKTTLLAALLGAVEEAERIVCVEDAAELRPAHPHVVRLVARGANVEGTGEITLRQLVRQALRMRPDRIVVGEVRGAEVVDLLAALNTGHDGGAGTVHANSTAEVPARLEALAATGGLDRAALHSQLAAAVQVLLHVDRAGGRRCLAEVALLHRAGTQAHCEPVTVWHADTGFGCGRAKFQALLAARGVR; via the coding sequence ATGAGTTCCTCGCTGGTCGACCGGGTCCGGGAACGCCTGGCCGCCGAAACCGGGCCGCTGCGGCCCAGCCTGGTCGCCGAGGCCATCCGCGCCGAGTCCGGCGGGATCCTCGGCGACACCGAGGTGCTGACCAACCTGCGGGTCCTGCAGACCGAGCTGACCGGGGCCGGGCCGCTGGAGCCGCTGCTGCGCGCGCCGGATGTCACCGACGTGCTGGTGGTGGCGCCCGACTCGGTGTGGAGCGATACCGGAAAAGGGCTGCGGCGCAGCACCGTCCGGTTCCCCGACGAGGGCGCGGTGCGGAGGCTGGCGCAGCGGTTGGCGCTGGCCGCCGGGCGCCGCCTCGACGACGCGCAACCCTGGGTCGACGCGGTGCTGCCGGGCCTGGGCGGCGTCGCGGTGCGCCTGCACGCGGTCCTGCCGCCGGTGGCCGCCGCCGGCACCTGCATCTCGCTGCGGGTGCTGCGCCCGGCCACCCAGACCCTGGCCGGCCTGGTGCGCCTCGGTGCCGTCGAACCGCAGGCCGAACAGCTGCTGCGCGACGTCGTCGCCGCGCGACTGGCCTACCTGGTCTCGGGCGGCACCGGCGCCGGCAAGACCACCCTGTTGGCCGCGCTGCTGGGCGCGGTCGAGGAGGCCGAGCGCATCGTGTGCGTCGAGGACGCCGCCGAACTGCGGCCCGCCCACCCCCATGTCGTGCGACTGGTGGCGCGCGGCGCCAACGTCGAGGGGACGGGCGAGATCACGCTGCGGCAGCTGGTGCGTCAGGCCCTGCGGATGCGCCCGGACCGCATCGTGGTGGGCGAGGTCCGCGGCGCGGAGGTCGTCGATCTGCTGGCCGCCCTCAACACCGGCCACGACGGCGGCGCCGGCACCGTGCACGCCAACAGCACCGCGGAGGTGCCGGCCCGGCTGGAGGCCCTCGCCGCCACCGGCGGGCTCGACCGCGCCGCGCTGCACAGCCAACTCGCCGCGGCCGTGCAGGTGCTGCTGCACGTCGACCGGGCCGGCGGCCGTCGTTGCCTCGCTGAGGTCGCGCTGCTGCACCGCGCGGGCACCCAGGCGCACTGCGAGCCGGTCACCGTCTGGCACGCGGACACCGGATTTGGCTGCGGCAGAGCGAAATTCCAGGCTCTGCTGGCCGCGAGGGGCGTCCGGTGA
- a CDS encoding type II secretion system F family protein — MTAAALALAAALLVNPAAAAGRWRIGGRSAPAAPEPLDADDPLAVAASLDVLSVCLAAGMSVAAAARATATSAPPELAMPLRRAADLLALGADPATAWAARPDEVTDEHCVALLRLARRSAASGAALASGVAELAEQSRQAAVHRAEATAERAAVVIAGPLGLCFLPAFVCLGVVPVVVGLAGEVLGSGLL, encoded by the coding sequence GTGACCGCGGCCGCGCTGGCCCTGGCGGCGGCGCTGCTGGTGAATCCCGCTGCGGCGGCGGGCCGTTGGCGGATCGGCGGACGGTCCGCCCCCGCTGCACCCGAACCGCTCGACGCAGACGACCCGCTGGCCGTGGCGGCGAGCCTCGACGTGCTCTCGGTGTGCCTGGCCGCGGGCATGTCGGTCGCGGCGGCCGCGCGGGCCACCGCGACCTCGGCGCCGCCGGAGCTCGCGATGCCGCTGCGCCGGGCCGCGGATCTGCTTGCGCTGGGCGCGGATCCGGCCACCGCCTGGGCGGCCCGACCCGACGAGGTCACCGACGAACACTGCGTCGCCCTGCTGCGGTTGGCGCGCCGGTCGGCGGCCTCGGGTGCGGCGCTGGCAAGCGGGGTCGCCGAACTGGCCGAGCAGTCCCGGCAGGCCGCGGTCCACCGGGCCGAGGCGACCGCCGAGCGCGCCGCGGTGGTGATCGCCGGACCGCTGGGGCTGTGCTTCCTGCCGGCGTTCGTGTGCCTGGGCGTCGTGCCGGTGGTGGTCGGCCTGGCCGGCGAGGTGCTGGGTTCGGGACTGCTGTGA
- a CDS encoding type II secretion system F family protein: protein MTGTAPAALILAAALLLVPDSPRRRLSPRTARTPVLRSAGPAGLGVAALLGWALCGPFVAAAILLLGATLVARRRRRAAQQRGLRDRAAMADALEMLTAELRVGNHPVRGFAAVANEAAGQVGEGFRRVAARARLGADVAAGLRSAAAHSGQPQDWHRLAVFWQLAADHGLAVAALMRAAQRDIVERQRFHARVDAGMAGARATAAILAGLPAVGILLGQAMGAAPLVFLTAGGLGGVLLVLGVLLVCTGLLWADRITGQAAA from the coding sequence GTGACCGGGACCGCGCCGGCGGCGCTGATCCTGGCCGCCGCGCTGCTGCTGGTCCCCGACTCCCCGCGCCGACGATTGTCCCCGCGGACCGCGCGCACCCCGGTCCTGCGCTCGGCCGGCCCCGCAGGCCTGGGCGTCGCGGCGCTGCTGGGCTGGGCGCTGTGCGGGCCGTTCGTGGCGGCCGCGATCCTCCTGTTGGGCGCCACGCTGGTGGCCCGCCGGCGACGCCGCGCCGCGCAGCAGCGCGGCCTGCGCGACCGGGCCGCCATGGCCGACGCGCTGGAGATGCTGACCGCCGAACTGCGCGTCGGCAACCACCCGGTCCGCGGCTTCGCCGCGGTGGCCAACGAGGCCGCCGGGCAGGTCGGGGAGGGGTTCCGGCGGGTCGCCGCGCGGGCGCGGCTCGGTGCCGACGTGGCCGCGGGATTGCGCTCCGCCGCGGCGCATTCCGGGCAGCCGCAGGACTGGCACCGACTGGCGGTGTTCTGGCAGCTCGCCGCGGACCACGGGCTGGCGGTCGCGGCGCTGATGCGCGCCGCCCAGCGCGACATCGTCGAGCGCCAACGGTTCCACGCTCGGGTCGACGCCGGGATGGCCGGTGCGCGGGCCACCGCCGCGATCCTCGCCGGCCTGCCGGCCGTCGGGATCCTGCTCGGTCAGGCGATGGGCGCCGCGCCGCTGGTGTTCCTGACTGCCGGCGGCCTCGGCGGGGTGCTGCTGGTCCTCGGTGTCCTGCTGGTGTGCACCGGGCTGCTGTGGGCCGACCGCATCACCGGGCAGGCCGCCGCGTGA
- a CDS encoding PAS domain-containing protein, with protein sequence MSRDWLLLETLGGEPVVVADGARSQKLVPVSTFLRRSPHLSAIQTAVAETVNTATSLVSITPKGNRVIRTEPVRMTDGTVHGVHVWVGAAAAEPPARVMPGPLLWNLTTGIATDTPQSLRNSGLNPDTGVAANRAFTDDITARNMSSRESEVLARAAEAEPGTTYCATWKVDDWRGEPIAVGFVTRVGLEPAGGGREHVIARAMNWRSQSG encoded by the coding sequence ATGAGCCGCGACTGGCTGCTGCTGGAGACCCTCGGCGGGGAGCCCGTCGTCGTCGCGGACGGAGCGCGGTCGCAGAAGTTGGTGCCCGTCAGCACGTTCCTGCGCCGCAGCCCGCACCTGTCGGCGATCCAGACCGCCGTCGCCGAGACCGTCAACACCGCGACCAGCCTGGTCAGCATCACCCCGAAGGGCAATCGGGTGATCCGGACCGAACCCGTGCGGATGACCGACGGCACCGTGCACGGGGTGCACGTGTGGGTCGGCGCCGCGGCCGCCGAACCCCCCGCCCGCGTCATGCCGGGCCCGCTGCTGTGGAACCTGACCACCGGCATCGCCACCGATACTCCACAGTCACTCCGCAACAGCGGGCTAAATCCCGATACCGGGGTCGCCGCCAACCGGGCGTTCACCGACGACATCACGGCCCGCAACATGAGCAGCCGGGAGAGCGAGGTGCTCGCCAGGGCCGCCGAGGCCGAACCGGGCACCACCTACTGCGCCACCTGGAAGGTCGACGACTGGCGGGGCGAGCCGATCGCCGTCGGTTTCGTCACCCGGGTGGGCCTGGAACCGGCCGGCGGCGGCCGCGAGCACGTGATCGCCCGCGCCATGAACTGGCGCAGCCAGTCGGGTTAG
- a CDS encoding DUF4244 domain-containing protein, with the protein MLDKVLRTTRARLTMLVVDEAGMSTVEYAIGTVAAAAFGAILYSVVTGDSIVGALTNIINRALNTGT; encoded by the coding sequence ATGCTGGACAAGGTGTTACGGACAACACGCGCGCGGCTGACGATGCTGGTGGTCGACGAGGCGGGGATGTCCACCGTCGAATACGCCATCGGCACCGTGGCCGCCGCGGCCTTCGGCGCGATCCTCTACAGCGTCGTGACCGGCGACTCCATCGTTGGCGCGCTGACCAACATCATCAACCGCGCGCTGAACACCGGTACCTGA
- the ssd gene encoding septum site-determining protein Ssd gives MLALLSDPSLREEVDRVAAAVGTGVVRLAPSATLGRTAWNAATVVVVDEVGAQRCVALGLPRRAAVFVVAAGAPTAEAFHAAMSLGAQAALSLPAQADELVRCVSETLDGVRADAGASVFAAALALGTPHSVLIDLDPIGGGIDLLLGAESAPGLRWPDIAVKSGRLNWAEVRAALPAHGPVAVLSAGRSGVEIDCGAAEAIIESARRGGFVVCDVPRRLTDAAVAALELADLVTLICPGDVRSCAAAATIAPTLSAVNPNVGLVVRGPAPGGLRAADVADVVGLPLLAAMRPEPMIGERLERGGLRLRARSPLATAATAVLQTLGRRPGRRTAAAA, from the coding sequence ATGTTGGCGCTGCTGTCCGACCCGTCGCTGCGCGAGGAAGTCGATCGCGTCGCCGCGGCCGTCGGCACCGGCGTGGTCCGGCTGGCGCCGTCGGCAACCTTGGGCCGCACCGCCTGGAACGCCGCGACGGTGGTGGTGGTCGACGAGGTCGGGGCGCAGCGCTGCGTGGCACTTGGCCTGCCGCGGCGCGCCGCGGTCTTCGTCGTGGCCGCCGGCGCGCCCACCGCCGAGGCCTTCCACGCCGCGATGTCGTTGGGGGCGCAGGCCGCCCTGAGCCTGCCCGCCCAGGCCGACGAGTTGGTCCGGTGCGTCTCGGAGACGCTCGACGGGGTGCGCGCCGACGCCGGGGCCTCGGTGTTCGCCGCCGCGCTCGCGCTGGGCACGCCGCATTCGGTGTTGATCGACCTGGACCCGATCGGCGGCGGGATCGACCTGCTGCTCGGCGCGGAGTCCGCACCGGGGCTGCGCTGGCCCGACATCGCGGTCAAGAGCGGCCGGCTCAACTGGGCCGAGGTGCGCGCGGCGCTGCCGGCGCACGGGCCGGTCGCGGTGCTCTCGGCCGGACGCAGCGGTGTCGAAATCGATTGTGGCGCAGCCGAAGCCATCATCGAATCGGCCCGGCGCGGCGGGTTCGTGGTCTGCGACGTGCCGCGCCGCCTGACGGACGCGGCGGTAGCCGCCCTGGAACTTGCCGATCTGGTGACCCTGATCTGCCCCGGCGACGTCCGCTCCTGCGCGGCGGCCGCGACGATCGCGCCGACGCTGAGCGCGGTCAATCCCAACGTCGGGCTGGTCGTGCGCGGTCCGGCCCCGGGTGGGCTGCGCGCCGCCGATGTCGCCGACGTCGTGGGCCTGCCGCTGCTGGCGGCCATGCGACCCGAACCGATGATCGGCGAACGGCTCGAACGCGGCGGCCTGCGGCTGCGCGCCCGCTCGCCGCTGGCGACCGCCGCCACCGCGGTGCTGCAGACCCTCGGGCGCCGGCCCGGCCGCCGGACGGCGGCCGCGGCATGA
- a CDS encoding Rv3654c family TadE-like protein, whose amino-acid sequence MLAALMVVALLTVTLAVGRVGAAVLARHRAQAAADLAALAAAAAVPAGPAAACEQARELAATMGSVITECAVTDLDITIEVSVGVGLGGGQARAAARAGPV is encoded by the coding sequence GTGCTGGCGGCGCTGATGGTGGTCGCGCTGTTGACCGTGACGCTGGCGGTCGGCCGCGTGGGGGCGGCCGTGCTGGCCCGGCACCGCGCCCAGGCGGCGGCCGATCTGGCGGCGCTGGCCGCGGCGGCCGCGGTGCCCGCCGGCCCCGCCGCGGCCTGCGAGCAGGCCCGGGAGCTGGCCGCGACGATGGGGTCGGTCATCACCGAGTGCGCCGTGACCGATCTGGACATCACCATCGAGGTCAGCGTCGGGGTCGGACTGGGCGGCGGCCAGGCGCGCGCGGCGGCGCGGGCCGGTCCGGTCTAA